One region of Ptiloglossa arizonensis isolate GNS036 chromosome 8, iyPtiAriz1_principal, whole genome shotgun sequence genomic DNA includes:
- the Dmtn gene encoding transmembrane and coiled-coil domain 2 protein Dmtn isoform X3, with translation MASLMVTASSKNSSRSASPNRGNTLTSPQQLPASLDRTPKARNASFSQTGEGSTGSGSSGGGGTISMKGSRQKSPGTVFRVGDAMDEPNTNLITAESDEFVPNIHPPTDDEGEQYHATQSFLSNGSSELITDDVDSSAARVCQAIEHIQSKIAKTRELIRIEQTTRDENVNEYLKLAANADKQQLTRIKAVFEKKNQKSAHSISQLQKKLESYTKKLKHYELNGAPTSHRQPREVLRDMGQGLKNVGGNIRDGITGFSGSVMSKPREFAHLIKNKFGSADNINTLSRNGDNASVEDEKAHHGSATLPGGCSLGSTHSAAGIKFPSEEGSECSSVTSESGPGSRRQAHTCHSNNAALSLKSIFSELKEHRENLDRMREKLESLKTLQQEVTFLSHALQEERFRSERLEEQINDLTELHQNEVENLKQAITDMEEKVRYQSEDRLRDIHEMLESYQTKISTMEHQQQQHQQYVTLEGLDNSNARALVVKLINVVLTVLQVILLLVATGAGIMMPFLRTSCTKPHCFMCRVRILTTVIVVLGIVFVLKQWPEVHDVGSRLMRHLKQTLK, from the exons ATGGCTAGTTTGATGGTAACCGCTTCAAGTAAGAATAGTTCACGCAGTGCATCACCCAACAGAGGAAATACATTAACTTCACCTCAACAATTACCAGCTAGTTTGGATCGTACACCGAAAGCACGTAATGCTTCATT TTCCCAAACAGGGGAGGGTAGTACAGGCAGTGGAAGTAGTGGTGGTGGAGGTACTATCAGCATGAAAGGTAGTAGGCAAAAATCACCAGGAACTGTGTTTCGAGTAGGAGATGCTATGGATGAACCAAATACCAATTTAATCACTGCCGAATCAGATGAGTTTGTGCCAAATATTCACCCACCAACTGATGATGAGGGA gAACAATATCATGCAACACAATCGTTCCTATCAAATGGCTCCTCTGAATTAATCACTGATGATGTTGATTCAAGTGCAGCTCGTGTTTGTCAAGCTATTGAGCACATTCAAAGTAAAATTGCTAAAACGCGAGAGCTTATAAGAATAGAACAAACCACGCGTGATG AAAATGTTAATGAATATTTGAAGTTAGCTGCTAATGCAGATAAGCAACAACTTACTAGAATCAAGGCAGTCTTTGAGAAAAAGAATCAAAAATCAGCGCACAgtatttctcaacttcaaaaaAAATTGGAGAGTTATACAAAAAAGTTAAAACATTATGAATTAAATGGCGCACCTACAAGTCACAGACAACCTCGAGAAGTGCTTCGTGACATGGGACAAGGGCTTAA AAACGTGGGTGGCAATATCAGAGATGGAATCACTGGTTTTTCAGG AAGTGTAATGTCAAAACCAAGGGAATTTGCACActtaattaaaaacaaatttggTAGTGCTGATAATATAAATACCTTGTCAC GTAATGGAGATAACGCTAGTGTTGAAGATGAAAAGGCACATCATGGATCAGCTACACTTCCCGGTGGATGTAGTTTAGGATCTACTCATAGTGCAGCAGGGATAAAATTTCCATCCGAAGAAGGTTCAGAGTGTTCTAGTGTTACAAGTGAAAGTGGACCTGGTAGTAGACGACAAGCACACACATGTCACAGTAATAATGCTGCACTTAGTCTTAAATCTATTTTCTCGGAATTAAAAGAGCACAGAGAAAATCTTGATCGGATGAgagaaaaattagaaagcttAAAG acTTTGCAACAAGAGGTAACATTTCTTTCCCATGCTTTGCAAGAGGAACGTTTTAGAAGCGAGCGTTTGGAAGAACAAATTAATGATCTGACTGAACTGCATCAAAACGAagtagaaaatttgaaacaagcTATAACTGATATGGAAGAAAAAGTACGATATCAAAGTGAAGATCGTTTAAGAGACATACACGAAATGTTGGAAAGTTATCAAACTAAAATTTCTACTATGGAACATCAACAACAGCAGCACCAGCAGTATGTCACTTTGGAAGGTTTAGATAATAGCAATGCAAGAGCATTGGTTGTAAAACTCATAAATGTAGTATTAACAGTGTTGCAAGTTATTCTACTCCTTGTTGCAACGGGTGCTGGTATAATGATGCCTTTCCTTAGGACCAG CTGTACTAAGCCTCATTGTTTCATGTGCAGGGTGCGCATACTAACGACTGTGATTGTTGTACTGGGCATAGTGTTCGTGCTCAAACAATGGCCTGAGGTACACGACGTTGGCAGTCGCCTCATGCGCCATCTTAAACAGACGCTTAAGTAG
- the Dmtn gene encoding transmembrane and coiled-coil domain 2 protein Dmtn isoform X1 — MASLMVTASSKNSSRSASPNRGNTLTSPQQLPASLDRTPKARNASFSQTGEGSTGSGSSGGGGTISMKGSRQKSPGTVFRVGDAMDEPNTNLITAESDEFVPNIHPPTDDEGEQYHATQSFLSNGSSELITDDVDSSAARVCQAIEHIQSKIAKTRELIRIEQTTRDENVNEYLKLAANADKQQLTRIKAVFEKKNQKSAHSISQLQKKLESYTKKLKHYELNGAPTSHRQPREVLRDMGQGLKNVGGNIRDGITGFSGSVMSKPREFAHLIKNKFGSADNINTLSHGSTFYVNDTPRAGNGDNASVEDEKAHHGSATLPGGCSLGSTHSAAGIKFPSEEGSECSSVTSESGPGSRRQAHTCHSNNAALSLKSIFSELKEHRENLDRMREKLESLKTLQQEVTFLSHALQEERFRSERLEEQINDLTELHQNEVENLKQAITDMEEKVRYQSEDRLRDIHEMLESYQTKISTMEHQQQQHQQYVTLEGLDNSNARALVVKLINVVLTVLQVILLLVATGAGIMMPFLRTSCTKPHCFMCRVRILTTVIVVLGIVFVLKQWPEVHDVGSRLMRHLKQTLK, encoded by the exons ATGGCTAGTTTGATGGTAACCGCTTCAAGTAAGAATAGTTCACGCAGTGCATCACCCAACAGAGGAAATACATTAACTTCACCTCAACAATTACCAGCTAGTTTGGATCGTACACCGAAAGCACGTAATGCTTCATT TTCCCAAACAGGGGAGGGTAGTACAGGCAGTGGAAGTAGTGGTGGTGGAGGTACTATCAGCATGAAAGGTAGTAGGCAAAAATCACCAGGAACTGTGTTTCGAGTAGGAGATGCTATGGATGAACCAAATACCAATTTAATCACTGCCGAATCAGATGAGTTTGTGCCAAATATTCACCCACCAACTGATGATGAGGGA gAACAATATCATGCAACACAATCGTTCCTATCAAATGGCTCCTCTGAATTAATCACTGATGATGTTGATTCAAGTGCAGCTCGTGTTTGTCAAGCTATTGAGCACATTCAAAGTAAAATTGCTAAAACGCGAGAGCTTATAAGAATAGAACAAACCACGCGTGATG AAAATGTTAATGAATATTTGAAGTTAGCTGCTAATGCAGATAAGCAACAACTTACTAGAATCAAGGCAGTCTTTGAGAAAAAGAATCAAAAATCAGCGCACAgtatttctcaacttcaaaaaAAATTGGAGAGTTATACAAAAAAGTTAAAACATTATGAATTAAATGGCGCACCTACAAGTCACAGACAACCTCGAGAAGTGCTTCGTGACATGGGACAAGGGCTTAA AAACGTGGGTGGCAATATCAGAGATGGAATCACTGGTTTTTCAGG AAGTGTAATGTCAAAACCAAGGGAATTTGCACActtaattaaaaacaaatttggTAGTGCTGATAATATAAATACCTTGTCAC ATGGCTCGACTTTTTATGTAAACGATACACCGCGTGCAGGTAATGGAGATAACGCTAGTGTTGAAGATGAAAAGGCACATCATGGATCAGCTACACTTCCCGGTGGATGTAGTTTAGGATCTACTCATAGTGCAGCAGGGATAAAATTTCCATCCGAAGAAGGTTCAGAGTGTTCTAGTGTTACAAGTGAAAGTGGACCTGGTAGTAGACGACAAGCACACACATGTCACAGTAATAATGCTGCACTTAGTCTTAAATCTATTTTCTCGGAATTAAAAGAGCACAGAGAAAATCTTGATCGGATGAgagaaaaattagaaagcttAAAG acTTTGCAACAAGAGGTAACATTTCTTTCCCATGCTTTGCAAGAGGAACGTTTTAGAAGCGAGCGTTTGGAAGAACAAATTAATGATCTGACTGAACTGCATCAAAACGAagtagaaaatttgaaacaagcTATAACTGATATGGAAGAAAAAGTACGATATCAAAGTGAAGATCGTTTAAGAGACATACACGAAATGTTGGAAAGTTATCAAACTAAAATTTCTACTATGGAACATCAACAACAGCAGCACCAGCAGTATGTCACTTTGGAAGGTTTAGATAATAGCAATGCAAGAGCATTGGTTGTAAAACTCATAAATGTAGTATTAACAGTGTTGCAAGTTATTCTACTCCTTGTTGCAACGGGTGCTGGTATAATGATGCCTTTCCTTAGGACCAG CTGTACTAAGCCTCATTGTTTCATGTGCAGGGTGCGCATACTAACGACTGTGATTGTTGTACTGGGCATAGTGTTCGTGCTCAAACAATGGCCTGAGGTACACGACGTTGGCAGTCGCCTCATGCGCCATCTTAAACAGACGCTTAAGTAG
- the Dmtn gene encoding transmembrane and coiled-coil domain 2 protein Dmtn isoform X2 — protein sequence MASLMVTASSKNSSRSASPNRGNTLTSPQQLPASLDRTPKARNASFSQTGEGSTGSGSSGGGGTISMKGSRQKSPGTVFRVGDAMDEPNTNLITAESDEFVPNIHPPTDDEGEQYHATQSFLSNGSSELITDDVDSSAARVCQAIEHIQSKIAKTRELIRIEQTTRDENVNEYLKLAANADKQQLTRIKAVFEKKNQKSAHSISQLQKKLESYTKKLKHYELNGAPTSHRQPREVLRDMGQGLKNVGGNIRDGITGFSGSVMSKPREFAHLIKNKFGSADNINTLSHGSTFYVNDTPRAGNGDNASVEDEKAHHGSATLPGGCSLGSTHSAAGIKFPSEEGSECSSVTSESGPGSRRQAHTCHSNNAALSLKSIFSELKEHRENLDRMREKLESLKTLQQEVTFLSHALQEERFRSERLEEQINDLTELHQNEVENLKQAITDMEEKVRYQSEDRLRDIHEMLESYQTKISTMEHQQQQHQQYVTLEGLDNSNARALVVKLINVVLTVLQVILLLVATGAGIMMPFLRTRVRILTTVIVVLGIVFVLKQWPEVHDVGSRLMRHLKQTLK from the exons ATGGCTAGTTTGATGGTAACCGCTTCAAGTAAGAATAGTTCACGCAGTGCATCACCCAACAGAGGAAATACATTAACTTCACCTCAACAATTACCAGCTAGTTTGGATCGTACACCGAAAGCACGTAATGCTTCATT TTCCCAAACAGGGGAGGGTAGTACAGGCAGTGGAAGTAGTGGTGGTGGAGGTACTATCAGCATGAAAGGTAGTAGGCAAAAATCACCAGGAACTGTGTTTCGAGTAGGAGATGCTATGGATGAACCAAATACCAATTTAATCACTGCCGAATCAGATGAGTTTGTGCCAAATATTCACCCACCAACTGATGATGAGGGA gAACAATATCATGCAACACAATCGTTCCTATCAAATGGCTCCTCTGAATTAATCACTGATGATGTTGATTCAAGTGCAGCTCGTGTTTGTCAAGCTATTGAGCACATTCAAAGTAAAATTGCTAAAACGCGAGAGCTTATAAGAATAGAACAAACCACGCGTGATG AAAATGTTAATGAATATTTGAAGTTAGCTGCTAATGCAGATAAGCAACAACTTACTAGAATCAAGGCAGTCTTTGAGAAAAAGAATCAAAAATCAGCGCACAgtatttctcaacttcaaaaaAAATTGGAGAGTTATACAAAAAAGTTAAAACATTATGAATTAAATGGCGCACCTACAAGTCACAGACAACCTCGAGAAGTGCTTCGTGACATGGGACAAGGGCTTAA AAACGTGGGTGGCAATATCAGAGATGGAATCACTGGTTTTTCAGG AAGTGTAATGTCAAAACCAAGGGAATTTGCACActtaattaaaaacaaatttggTAGTGCTGATAATATAAATACCTTGTCAC ATGGCTCGACTTTTTATGTAAACGATACACCGCGTGCAGGTAATGGAGATAACGCTAGTGTTGAAGATGAAAAGGCACATCATGGATCAGCTACACTTCCCGGTGGATGTAGTTTAGGATCTACTCATAGTGCAGCAGGGATAAAATTTCCATCCGAAGAAGGTTCAGAGTGTTCTAGTGTTACAAGTGAAAGTGGACCTGGTAGTAGACGACAAGCACACACATGTCACAGTAATAATGCTGCACTTAGTCTTAAATCTATTTTCTCGGAATTAAAAGAGCACAGAGAAAATCTTGATCGGATGAgagaaaaattagaaagcttAAAG acTTTGCAACAAGAGGTAACATTTCTTTCCCATGCTTTGCAAGAGGAACGTTTTAGAAGCGAGCGTTTGGAAGAACAAATTAATGATCTGACTGAACTGCATCAAAACGAagtagaaaatttgaaacaagcTATAACTGATATGGAAGAAAAAGTACGATATCAAAGTGAAGATCGTTTAAGAGACATACACGAAATGTTGGAAAGTTATCAAACTAAAATTTCTACTATGGAACATCAACAACAGCAGCACCAGCAGTATGTCACTTTGGAAGGTTTAGATAATAGCAATGCAAGAGCATTGGTTGTAAAACTCATAAATGTAGTATTAACAGTGTTGCAAGTTATTCTACTCCTTGTTGCAACGGGTGCTGGTATAATGATGCCTTTCCTTAGGACCAG GGTGCGCATACTAACGACTGTGATTGTTGTACTGGGCATAGTGTTCGTGCTCAAACAATGGCCTGAGGTACACGACGTTGGCAGTCGCCTCATGCGCCATCTTAAACAGACGCTTAAGTAG
- the LOC143150525 gene encoding GSK3-beta interaction protein codes for MKEEEDKVLNEEQWKQEAQAVINDVKQHVTSIEVSEKLQSTDQFIYLNLTTLEGLKFCIELSSAGFSVVGNQHDDTSNTGNEYFETPYSLLGLVSPQYRNSFGNSLFDKLKKLSDEQ; via the coding sequence ATGAAGGAAGAGGAGGATAAAGTGTTGAACGAAGAACAGTGGAAACAGGAAGCACAAGCTGTCATCAATGATGTGAAGCAACATGTAACGAGCATCGAAGTATCGGAGAAATTGCAGAGTACCgaccaatttatttatttgaatcTAACCACCTTGGAGGGCTTGAAATTTTGTATAGAATTATCGAGTGCTGGATTTTCGGTGGTCGGTAATCAGCATGACGATACATCGAACACTgggaacgaatatttcgaaacgcCCTACAGCCTATTAGGGCTTGTCAGTCCCCAGTACCGAAATTCTTTTGGCAATTCGCTCTTTGACAAGCTTAAGAAATTGAGTGACGAACAATAA